One Orrella dioscoreae genomic window carries:
- a CDS encoding HipA domain-containing protein, with protein sequence MTSSRELRVQINADDVGTLNTQDDIWRFSYARQWQENPLAFPLAPGLPLDAQAFVDGSDLRPVQWYFDNLLPEENLRSVLAKEAEIDEADAFGLLGYFGAESAGSLVLSKPGAPPANTGLVPLPLPQLDARIRNLPRATLTQNAPKRMSLAGAQHKMVICLQDGELFEPQPGSPSTHILKPDSQSEMYPHSVINEYFTMRLAATVGLSVPPVQRLYAPAPAYIIERFDRSPTPAGGIQRLHIIDTCQLLGQSRAFKYEQASVDTLALAIRQCTWRAHARVQLFRWLLFNYLIGNGDNHLKNLSFHIDSEGIRLAPFYDLLSTCVYATRAFHDDPVWPKAKLAMTLGKAERYDQVSRATMLEAGQTLGLSAATVARELDKMTRNLPGHADTLIEEIEAAYPAMITASPDPVLAARHQAGEQRLLRSIRHVVLQDTVSSLRKV encoded by the coding sequence ATGACGTCCTCTCGTGAACTGCGTGTACAGATCAATGCGGACGACGTCGGCACCCTGAACACGCAGGATGACATCTGGCGGTTTTCCTATGCCAGACAATGGCAGGAGAATCCGCTGGCGTTCCCCCTCGCGCCCGGCTTGCCGCTGGACGCCCAGGCATTCGTGGACGGCTCGGATCTGCGCCCGGTCCAGTGGTATTTCGACAACCTCCTTCCCGAGGAGAACCTGCGAAGCGTTCTCGCGAAAGAGGCCGAGATTGACGAGGCGGATGCATTCGGCCTGTTGGGCTATTTCGGCGCCGAATCGGCGGGCTCCCTGGTGCTGTCCAAACCGGGCGCCCCGCCTGCCAATACCGGTCTCGTCCCCTTGCCATTACCCCAACTCGATGCGCGAATCCGGAACTTGCCCCGTGCAACCCTGACCCAGAATGCGCCGAAGCGGATGTCACTGGCAGGCGCGCAGCACAAGATGGTCATTTGTCTGCAGGACGGGGAACTTTTCGAGCCTCAACCTGGCAGCCCTTCCACCCATATCCTGAAGCCTGACAGCCAATCGGAGATGTACCCCCACTCCGTCATCAACGAGTACTTCACGATGCGGTTGGCGGCAACCGTGGGGCTCAGTGTCCCGCCGGTCCAACGCCTTTATGCGCCTGCCCCTGCCTACATCATCGAACGGTTCGACCGGTCCCCAACCCCAGCGGGGGGGATCCAGCGTCTGCACATCATCGATACCTGCCAACTTCTCGGGCAATCGCGCGCCTTCAAGTATGAACAAGCCTCGGTGGACACTCTTGCATTGGCCATCAGGCAATGCACCTGGCGCGCGCATGCTCGTGTGCAGCTATTCCGGTGGCTGCTGTTCAACTACCTGATCGGTAACGGCGACAACCACCTGAAGAACCTGTCATTCCACATCGATAGCGAAGGCATCCGGCTTGCCCCCTTCTACGATCTTCTGTCGACCTGCGTTTACGCTACACGGGCATTCCATGACGATCCCGTCTGGCCAAAAGCAAAGCTGGCAATGACCCTGGGGAAAGCGGAACGATACGATCAAGTGTCGCGAGCCACGATGCTCGAGGCGGGACAGACGCTAGGGCTCTCCGCTGCCACGGTGGCACGAGAACTGGACAAGATGACCCGCAACCTGCCCGGACACGCCGACACACTGATCGAAGAAATCGAAGCAGCCTATCCGGCGATGATCACTGCCAGCCCTGATCCTGTCCTAGCAGCACGGCATCAAGCGGGCGAACAACGGCTGCTACGCAGCATCAGGCATGTCGTGCTGCAAGACACCGTCTCCAGCTTAAGGAAGGTGTAG
- a CDS encoding GGDEF domain-containing protein, whose translation MMFWEHRSNPARSSALRTLAAGFAVLAIGCIGALYRRDLPSPYGATLANFIIVTGYLLVLNGVASLNGRRYGLFGAGLLACTVSAWLIAGAAWQEVMWNYISAIPIALVSALTAWEMWRCAAMKSFPTRHIVVGVTFIHAFLYGARAAILPWLVTAEGPPMQAFASMITIYAGVLYSMLLPMALLKVFREEAHGQLLKESMTDYLTRLGNRKRFFEEGARQLQGAGRGPVAFLAFDLDHFKLVNDRHGHQTGDEVLQSFAEIARSVMGPGAMLARIGGEEFAGLLTGEEARHAQALGEAVAQAFAGTIASRVGNSEITVTVSIGLAHYEGPLPSLGDGLAAADRALYRAKSQGGNRVETA comes from the coding sequence ATGATGTTCTGGGAACACCGGAGCAACCCGGCGCGCAGCAGTGCCCTGAGGACGCTGGCCGCCGGCTTCGCGGTACTGGCCATCGGCTGTATCGGGGCCTTGTACCGGCGCGACTTGCCCTCGCCCTACGGCGCCACCCTTGCCAACTTCATCATCGTCACCGGCTACCTGCTCGTCCTGAATGGCGTCGCCAGCCTGAACGGCCGGCGCTACGGCCTGTTCGGCGCGGGCCTGCTGGCCTGTACCGTCAGTGCCTGGCTGATCGCGGGGGCCGCCTGGCAGGAGGTCATGTGGAACTACATCAGCGCGATCCCCATTGCGCTGGTCAGTGCGCTGACTGCGTGGGAGATGTGGCGCTGCGCAGCCATGAAGTCCTTCCCCACCCGCCACATCGTGGTGGGCGTGACGTTCATCCATGCCTTCCTCTATGGTGCGCGCGCCGCGATCCTGCCCTGGCTCGTGACTGCCGAGGGACCGCCGATGCAGGCCTTCGCCAGCATGATCACCATCTACGCAGGCGTGCTCTATTCGATGCTGTTGCCGATGGCGCTGCTCAAGGTTTTCCGCGAAGAGGCGCACGGCCAGCTGTTGAAGGAGTCGATGACGGACTACCTGACCCGGCTGGGCAACCGCAAGCGGTTCTTCGAGGAAGGCGCCCGCCAGTTGCAGGGCGCGGGACGGGGGCCGGTGGCTTTCCTGGCGTTCGACCTCGACCATTTCAAGTTGGTGAACGACCGGCACGGCCACCAGACGGGCGACGAGGTCCTGCAGTCCTTCGCGGAGATCGCGCGCAGCGTGATGGGGCCAGGCGCGATGCTGGCGCGGATCGGCGGCGAGGAGTTCGCAGGCCTGTTGACGGGCGAGGAGGCGCGGCACGCCCAGGCGCTGGGCGAGGCGGTGGCCCAGGCTTTCGCCGGCACCATCGCCAGCCGGGTGGGCAACAGCGAGATCACCGTGACGGTCAGTATCGGCCTGGCACACTACGAAGGCCCACTCCCTTCGTTGGGCGACGGGCTGGCCGCGGCTGACCGGGCGCTGTATCGTGCGAAGTCGCAGGGCGGCAACCGGGTGGAAACGGCCTGA
- the frmR gene encoding formaldehyde-responsive transcriptional repressor FrmR, with protein MPHSPEEKKRVLTRVHRIRGQCDALERALEAGADCAPVLQQIAAIRGAINGLMSEVLESHIREDFSLPADSATQHDTRVQDLLTLVRTYLK; from the coding sequence ATGCCCCACTCCCCCGAGGAAAAGAAACGCGTCCTGACGCGCGTGCACCGCATCCGCGGCCAATGCGACGCCCTGGAGCGCGCCCTGGAAGCGGGCGCGGACTGCGCGCCGGTGCTGCAGCAGATTGCCGCCATCCGCGGCGCCATCAACGGGCTGATGTCCGAAGTGCTGGAATCCCACATCCGCGAAGACTTCAGCCTGCCGGCCGACTCGGCCACCCAGCACGACACCCGGGTGCAGGATCTCCTCACCCTCGTGCGAACCTATTTGAAGTAG
- a CDS encoding S-(hydroxymethyl)glutathione dehydrogenase/class III alcohol dehydrogenase, which translates to MKSRAAVAFAAGEPLKIVEIDVEPPRKGEVLIRITHTGVCHTDAFTLSGDDPEGLFPVVLGHEGAGIVVEVGEGVTSVKPGDHVIPLYTAECGECLFCKSGKTNLCVSVRATQGKGVMPDGTTRFSYNGQPIYHYMGCSTFSEYTVVAEVSLAKINPEANPEHVCLLGCGVTTGIGAVHNTAKVQEGDTVAVFGLGGIGLAVLQGARQAKAGRIIAVDTNPEKFGLAKVFGATDCLNPKDFDKPIQQVIVEMTGWGVDHSFECIGNVNVMRAALECAHRGWGQSVIIGVAGAGQEISTRPFQLVTGRRWLGSAFGGVKGRSELPGMVEDAMRGKIELAPFVTHTMGLEGINDAFDLMHDGKSIRSVVRYAEAAAA; encoded by the coding sequence ATGAAATCACGCGCCGCTGTCGCCTTTGCAGCCGGAGAACCGCTGAAGATCGTCGAGATCGACGTCGAACCTCCCCGCAAGGGAGAAGTGCTCATCCGCATCACCCACACGGGCGTCTGCCACACCGACGCCTTCACGCTCTCGGGCGACGATCCCGAAGGCCTCTTCCCCGTCGTGCTTGGCCATGAAGGCGCCGGCATCGTGGTGGAAGTCGGCGAAGGCGTGACCAGCGTGAAGCCGGGCGACCACGTGATCCCGCTCTACACCGCCGAATGCGGCGAGTGTCTCTTCTGCAAGTCGGGCAAGACCAACCTGTGCGTCTCGGTGCGCGCCACGCAAGGCAAGGGCGTCATGCCTGACGGGACCACCCGCTTCTCGTACAACGGCCAGCCCATCTATCACTACATGGGCTGCTCGACCTTCAGCGAATACACCGTGGTGGCTGAAGTGTCGCTGGCCAAGATCAACCCCGAGGCCAACCCCGAGCACGTCTGCCTGCTGGGCTGCGGCGTGACCACCGGCATCGGCGCCGTGCACAACACGGCCAAGGTCCAGGAAGGCGACACGGTCGCCGTGTTCGGCCTGGGCGGCATCGGCCTGGCCGTGCTCCAGGGTGCGCGCCAGGCCAAGGCCGGCCGCATCATTGCCGTCGACACCAACCCCGAGAAGTTCGGCCTGGCCAAAGTATTCGGCGCCACCGACTGCCTGAACCCCAAGGACTTCGACAAGCCCATCCAGCAGGTCATCGTGGAAATGACGGGCTGGGGCGTGGATCACTCGTTCGAGTGCATCGGCAACGTCAACGTCATGCGCGCCGCGCTGGAATGCGCGCATCGCGGCTGGGGACAGTCGGTCATCATCGGCGTGGCCGGCGCGGGCCAGGAAATCTCCACCCGCCCCTTCCAGCTGGTGACCGGCCGCCGCTGGCTCGGCTCGGCCTTCGGTGGCGTGAAGGGCCGCTCGGAGCTGCCCGGCATGGTGGAAGACGCCATGCGCGGCAAGATCGAACTCGCCCCCTTCGTCACGCACACCATGGGCCTGGAAGGCATCAACGACGCCTTCGACCTGATGCACGACGGCAAGTCGATCCGCAGCGTGGTGCGCTACGCGGAAGCCGCGGCGGCCTGA
- a CDS encoding YgiW/YdeI family stress tolerance OB fold protein — MTQTIQRPAFLRTLLASAALAGALAAGGAAAQGYSGPSTNPATATQQQGYAGPSSIKVISVKELTATGRDDQKAILRGRIVSHDGDDHYTFDDGTGQIRVDIDDDDFPVGVKIDDKTQVELHGELGKGRRGVEFEVDEIRVIQ; from the coding sequence ATGACCCAGACCATCCAACGTCCCGCTTTCCTCCGCACCCTGCTCGCCAGCGCCGCGCTGGCTGGCGCGCTTGCCGCCGGGGGCGCCGCCGCCCAGGGCTATAGCGGCCCCAGCACCAACCCGGCCACGGCCACGCAGCAGCAGGGCTACGCGGGACCCAGCTCGATCAAGGTCATTTCGGTGAAGGAGCTGACCGCCACGGGCCGCGACGACCAGAAGGCGATCCTGCGCGGGCGCATCGTCTCGCATGATGGCGACGATCACTACACCTTCGATGACGGCACGGGCCAGATCCGCGTCGACATCGACGATGACGATTTCCCCGTCGGCGTGAAGATCGATGACAAGACCCAGGTGGAGTTGCACGGTGAACTGGGCAAGGGCCGCCGCGGCGTCGAGTTCGAGGTGGATGAGATCCGCGTGATCCAGTAA
- a CDS encoding ATP-binding protein has translation MRLPWRRTRPAGADDSYSLRRRLISTTLGSSIAVGLISTIIVLALAWKEVSDTFDDSLEEGARLVLALGEGTSVGGMPARDREAAQPSLRLDYQIVSRDGVVLRRGEDAPRRPFVDPGRKDDRFYDVRVDGERWRVYVRKHDALDFSVQIGQEWDDRSDLIVDMLASLAWPLVGLWLLLGVMNWWLIRRLLAPLENMARGMEDKSPSDLSPLVYDGRAREVQTVVTALNRLLGRLDHALEGERRFTADAAHELRTPLAALASRIQVMQRTLAADSPAAAQLQRLREDVARSTALVENLLHLARLDPESPDALRTEAIDAPALLEELVRVCAPAAAAREVSVTVACQVAMVTGNRDGLVMALRNLLHNAISYGRRGGRVEISATQAAAGVVLAVRDDGEGVSQADRERLTQRFFRILGNEVQGSGLGLSIVARVAELHRATLRFEEGLEGRGLGVLLHLP, from the coding sequence GTGAGGCTGCCGTGGCGTCGGACCCGGCCGGCGGGCGCGGACGACAGCTATTCGCTGCGCCGCCGGCTGATCTCCACCACGCTGGGCTCCAGCATCGCGGTGGGGCTCATCAGCACGATCATCGTGCTGGCGCTGGCGTGGAAGGAGGTCAGCGACACCTTCGACGACTCGTTGGAGGAGGGCGCGCGGCTGGTGCTGGCGTTGGGCGAGGGCACGTCGGTGGGCGGGATGCCCGCGCGTGACCGGGAGGCGGCGCAGCCGTCGTTGCGCCTGGACTACCAGATTGTCTCGCGCGATGGCGTGGTGCTGCGCCGCGGCGAGGATGCGCCCAGGCGGCCTTTCGTGGACCCCGGGCGCAAGGACGATCGTTTCTACGACGTGCGCGTGGATGGCGAGCGCTGGCGCGTTTACGTGCGCAAGCACGATGCGTTGGACTTCTCCGTGCAGATCGGCCAGGAATGGGATGACCGCAGCGATCTCATCGTCGATATGCTGGCGTCGCTGGCCTGGCCCCTGGTGGGCCTGTGGCTGCTGCTGGGGGTGATGAACTGGTGGTTGATCAGGCGTCTGCTGGCGCCGCTGGAGAACATGGCGCGCGGCATGGAGGACAAATCGCCGTCGGACCTGTCCCCCCTGGTGTACGACGGCCGCGCGCGCGAAGTGCAGACGGTGGTGACCGCGCTCAATCGCCTGTTGGGCAGGCTGGACCATGCGCTGGAAGGCGAGCGCCGCTTCACGGCGGATGCCGCGCACGAGTTGCGCACGCCGCTTGCCGCGCTGGCCTCGCGCATCCAGGTGATGCAGCGCACGCTGGCCGCTGACAGCCCCGCTGCCGCGCAGCTGCAACGCCTGCGCGAAGACGTGGCGCGCAGCACGGCGCTGGTGGAAAACCTGCTGCACCTGGCGCGGCTCGATCCGGAGTCGCCCGACGCCTTGCGGACCGAGGCCATTGATGCCCCCGCTTTGCTGGAGGAGTTGGTGCGCGTGTGCGCACCCGCCGCGGCGGCGCGTGAGGTGTCGGTAACGGTGGCGTGTCAGGTGGCGATGGTGACGGGCAATCGCGATGGCCTGGTGATGGCTTTGCGCAATCTGCTGCACAACGCGATCAGCTACGGCAGGCGCGGCGGCAGGGTGGAAATCTCTGCCACGCAGGCAGCAGCTGGCGTGGTGCTTGCCGTGCGCGATGATGGCGAGGGCGTGTCTCAGGCGGACCGCGAGCGCCTGACGCAGCGTTTCTTCCGGATACTGGGCAACGAGGTGCAGGGCAGCGGGCTGGGCCTGTCCATCGTGGCGCGCGTGGCAGAGCTACACCGGGCTACGCTGCGTTTTGAAGAGGGGCTGGAGGGGCGTGGACTTGGCGTGTTACTACACCTTCCTTAA
- a CDS encoding helix-turn-helix domain-containing protein: protein MGKPLQSVADLGLIVRAVRKSQNLRLDDLAGSAGVGHVFVRDVEHGKETVQLGKVLRLLEELGVELTLNVPTEAIPHLQRLKANGLRPLKSRSPANKDGKNQQ, encoded by the coding sequence ATGGGCAAACCATTACAGTCCGTCGCAGACCTGGGTCTCATCGTGCGCGCCGTCCGGAAAAGCCAGAATCTTCGCCTGGATGATCTGGCCGGCAGTGCTGGCGTGGGACATGTCTTCGTGCGTGACGTAGAACACGGCAAGGAAACCGTGCAGTTGGGGAAGGTGCTCCGGCTGCTGGAAGAATTGGGCGTCGAGCTGACCCTCAACGTACCGACCGAGGCCATTCCTCATTTGCAGCGGCTCAAGGCTAACGGCCTGAGGCCACTCAAGTCACGTTCGCCGGCAAATAAAGACGGGAAGAATCAGCAATGA